One region of Bdellovibrio bacteriovorus genomic DNA includes:
- a CDS encoding MotA/TolQ/ExbB proton channel family protein, with product MAFLKFMNESGVVGWFILLVGIGSLVLVAERAKALYKDYGMNVDEFMAKIQNLVLAKKHDEALLVCAQLEKKPLASAFKTILEKADRDDDTIFQAHDIALSETVPLYTKRLHYLSMLANVATLLGLLGTIHGLILSFQAVATADPAQKQALLAHGISVSMYTTALGLAVAIPAMVFYSFLVARQNQLMEQLSEKTSKLAELLTSAHIPNLTRQNVYPDHVTVPTPPTPGSKAS from the coding sequence ATGGCATTTTTAAAGTTCATGAATGAGTCCGGCGTTGTCGGCTGGTTTATCCTTTTAGTAGGTATTGGTTCATTAGTCCTAGTAGCAGAGCGCGCTAAAGCTCTTTACAAAGACTATGGCATGAACGTCGATGAGTTCATGGCTAAAATCCAAAACCTAGTTTTGGCTAAAAAGCATGATGAAGCTCTTCTAGTTTGTGCGCAATTAGAGAAAAAGCCATTGGCAAGTGCTTTCAAAACGATCCTTGAAAAAGCCGATCGCGATGACGACACTATTTTCCAAGCCCACGATATCGCTTTGTCAGAAACAGTTCCTTTATACACGAAACGCCTGCACTATCTTTCAATGTTAGCCAACGTGGCGACGTTGTTGGGTCTTTTGGGTACAATCCACGGTCTGATTTTATCGTTCCAAGCGGTAGCGACAGCCGATCCAGCACAGAAACAAGCGTTGCTTGCACACGGTATCTCGGTATCGATGTATACAACAGCTCTGGGTCTTGCGGTGGCGATCCCCGCGATGGTGTTCTACTCTTTCCTAGTTGCACGTCAAAACCAATTGATGGAGCAATTGTCTGAGAAGACATCTAAATTGGCAGAGCTATTAACAAGCGCTCATATCCCTAACTTGACTCGTCAAAACGTGTATCCAGATCACGTGACGGTTCCAACTCCTCCGACACCGGGTTCAAAGGCTTCCTAA
- a CDS encoding ABC transporter ATP-binding protein, protein MNNANVLLKAVDIHKSYNQGSDQLEILRGINMEIREGEALALLGASGAGKSTLLQILGTLDRPTRGELYCEGRDVLAMSDDELSRFRNAEMGFVFQFHHLLSEFTALENVMIPCRVGGESVKMAREKAMHLLYFMGLADRHHHYPQQLSGGELQRVAIARALVRHPKVLFADEPTGNLDSHTSAKIQDLFFKLKEEMKLALVIVTHDLTFATRFPKVYRMKDGQWV, encoded by the coding sequence ATGAATAATGCAAATGTTTTGTTAAAAGCGGTGGATATTCATAAATCCTATAATCAGGGTTCAGATCAATTAGAAATTCTTCGTGGTATCAACATGGAAATTCGCGAAGGGGAAGCTTTGGCTTTGTTGGGGGCTTCGGGCGCTGGCAAAAGCACGCTTTTGCAGATCTTAGGCACTTTGGATCGCCCCACGCGTGGGGAGCTTTACTGTGAAGGCCGCGATGTTTTGGCGATGAGTGATGATGAATTGTCACGCTTTCGCAATGCTGAAATGGGTTTTGTGTTTCAGTTCCATCATCTGTTAAGTGAATTTACTGCCTTAGAAAATGTGATGATTCCATGCCGCGTGGGCGGGGAGTCAGTAAAAATGGCGCGCGAAAAGGCGATGCATTTATTGTACTTTATGGGCCTCGCCGATCGTCATCACCATTATCCGCAGCAACTTTCAGGCGGTGAATTGCAGCGCGTGGCGATTGCGCGGGCGCTGGTTCGTCATCCAAAGGTGTTATTTGCCGATGAGCCGACAGGAAACTTAGATTCTCACACCAGTGCGAAAATTCAGGATCTGTTCTTTAAGTTGAAGGAAGAGATGAAGTTGGCCCTTGTGATCGTGACCCACGATCTGACATTCGCGACAAGATTTCCGAAAGTTTATCGCATGAAGGATGGCCAGTGGGTTTAA
- a CDS encoding HD family phosphohydrolase, with protein MPRGKQAKKHNPNTRVNYEDPSLKFLDWVDSIGLEKTFFGRLIQLMEEKFYIRRAALIFLYCVLLSYTIFYQLDIPYNFAVGDVAKVGVNSPFGFEMTDEVTTEEKRLKAEYSVPVFYDWDTSVFERVSVSLIHSFRTMRAYHRDVKWANNAAAYRAQVKDFFQYKKQFEAELGVNVSDFMFEWLIDMKFNPRIEAVVIRNLEAWYDKKIAEAPDRFIPPHQPTVMARIVHKNNLGKELNIAREEIVDLQTPDNFEFFSKKDLNRFSESDQANLLYFARSLVVPNLTLNKQETASRRQSAREGVIPVTMTIKKGQNIINQGAVVQPFQMAVIKQIENIRADKRKDIMALSMALMLSVAILVFFSYLKRFTVNKVKIEFKDVSVMMLIAFGVVFFAKIFLFVADAAFSSKLAHLIPPAVFLFAAPVAAGPMLVGLLISYGELVWLFTAFLSVCLGIMLDYNYSFMFVSLVGGIAAARGVYNCKTRNDLYFAGVRTGIINALMIAFIVTMTKFDQEGSGREILLSIPAGFFGGILSALVAMMFIPLLESIFNYTTDVKLLELSNLNHPLLKEMIVKAPGTYHHSMMVGSMVEAAAEEIGANPLLGKVMCYYHDIGKMEHANYFIENQKPGHNPHDHISPFMSKTLLVAHVKDGVEMGIAHKLGKPIIDGVLQHHGTTLISYFYNKALDMKKDEDPEISDQDFRYPGPKPQFREAALCMLADSIEAAARSLDEPTPTRLQNIVRNIIQRKFSDGQLDECNLTLKDISKVEAAFVRILLGIYHQRIDYPRSAGGGLGDVARAQPQG; from the coding sequence ATGCCGAGAGGAAAACAGGCCAAAAAACACAACCCCAACACGCGGGTCAACTATGAAGATCCAAGTCTAAAATTTTTAGACTGGGTGGACTCTATTGGCTTAGAAAAAACTTTCTTTGGTCGACTGATTCAGTTGATGGAAGAAAAGTTTTATATCCGTCGCGCCGCCTTAATTTTTCTTTATTGCGTTCTGCTTTCGTACACTATTTTTTACCAGCTTGATATTCCGTACAATTTCGCCGTCGGTGATGTCGCCAAAGTCGGGGTGAACTCTCCATTTGGTTTTGAAATGACCGACGAAGTGACCACCGAAGAAAAGCGCTTGAAAGCTGAATACTCCGTTCCGGTTTTTTATGACTGGGACACCAGTGTTTTTGAACGCGTTTCCGTCAGTTTGATTCATTCTTTCCGCACTATGCGCGCGTATCATCGCGATGTAAAATGGGCGAATAATGCGGCGGCTTATCGCGCGCAGGTGAAAGACTTTTTTCAATACAAAAAACAATTTGAAGCTGAGCTGGGTGTGAACGTTTCTGACTTCATGTTTGAGTGGCTGATTGATATGAAATTTAATCCGCGTATTGAGGCGGTGGTGATTCGCAATCTTGAAGCTTGGTATGATAAAAAAATCGCCGAAGCTCCAGATCGCTTTATTCCTCCTCATCAGCCCACCGTGATGGCGCGTATTGTTCATAAAAACAATCTAGGTAAAGAACTCAACATCGCCCGTGAAGAGATTGTGGATTTACAGACCCCCGATAACTTCGAGTTCTTTTCAAAAAAAGACCTCAACCGTTTTTCTGAAAGTGATCAGGCGAACCTATTGTACTTTGCTCGCTCGCTTGTTGTGCCAAACTTAACACTGAATAAACAAGAAACGGCGTCTCGTCGTCAATCTGCACGCGAGGGTGTGATACCGGTCACAATGACCATCAAAAAAGGTCAAAATATCATCAACCAAGGTGCCGTGGTTCAGCCCTTCCAAATGGCGGTGATTAAGCAAATTGAAAACATCCGGGCGGATAAGCGCAAAGACATCATGGCTCTTTCGATGGCTTTGATGCTGTCCGTAGCAATCTTGGTGTTCTTCTCGTACCTAAAACGCTTCACTGTGAATAAAGTTAAAATCGAATTCAAAGACGTTTCAGTCATGATGCTGATCGCCTTTGGGGTCGTGTTTTTTGCGAAAATCTTCTTGTTCGTGGCTGACGCCGCGTTTTCGTCTAAACTGGCGCATTTAATTCCGCCGGCGGTCTTTCTTTTTGCCGCACCAGTGGCGGCCGGTCCGATGCTGGTGGGTTTGTTAATCAGTTACGGCGAACTTGTATGGCTTTTCACCGCCTTTTTGTCGGTGTGCCTGGGTATCATGTTGGATTACAATTACTCTTTTATGTTCGTGTCTTTAGTGGGCGGTATCGCCGCCGCTCGTGGGGTTTATAATTGTAAAACCAGAAACGACTTGTACTTTGCGGGTGTGCGCACAGGCATCATTAATGCTTTGATGATCGCCTTTATCGTGACTATGACGAAGTTTGATCAAGAGGGCAGTGGACGGGAAATTCTTCTTTCCATCCCGGCAGGATTCTTTGGAGGGATCTTAAGTGCGCTCGTCGCCATGATGTTCATCCCGCTTTTAGAGTCGATCTTTAATTATACAACCGACGTCAAGCTTTTAGAGCTTAGCAACTTAAACCATCCGCTTTTAAAAGAGATGATCGTCAAAGCCCCCGGGACTTATCATCACTCGATGATGGTGGGCTCGATGGTGGAGGCGGCCGCTGAAGAAATTGGTGCAAATCCGTTATTAGGTAAGGTGATGTGCTATTACCACGACATCGGTAAAATGGAACACGCCAACTACTTCATCGAAAATCAAAAACCCGGACACAACCCGCATGATCATATATCTCCGTTTATGAGTAAGACCTTGCTTGTAGCCCACGTGAAAGATGGCGTGGAAATGGGAATAGCGCATAAGCTAGGTAAACCCATCATTGATGGGGTTTTACAGCATCATGGAACGACTTTGATTTCGTATTTTTACAATAAAGCTTTGGATATGAAAAAAGATGAAGATCCCGAGATCAGTGATCAGGATTTCCGTTATCCAGGTCCGAAACCGCAATTCCGCGAAGCCGCGCTTTGCATGCTGGCAGATAGCATCGAGGCGGCCGCTAGATCTTTGGATGAGCCAACGCCCACACGCTTGCAAAACATTGTGCGTAATATCATTCAGCGTAAATTTTCAGACGGCCAGTTGGATGAGTGTAATCTGACCTTAAAAGATATTTCTAAAGTGGAAGCAGCCTTTGTGCGCATTCTGCTAGGTATCTATCACCAACGTATCGATTATCCACGCAGTGCTGGTGGGGGCCTGGGTGATGTCGCCCGTGCTCAGCCTCAGGGATAA
- the prfB gene encoding peptide chain release factor 2 (programmed frameshift), whose product MSIVTESSEVKSRISELESFAKELRGYFDVDKKKKRLDELAIQAENPALWEKPAEMQKLNKEKTLLERSVSEYDSFGNRLSDAQVLLEMAVEAQDESSFTEVKAEVVALEKYGQELELKRVLNGELDGNSAYLSINSGAGGTESCDWAEMLLRMYTRYADQHGYKVQVVDITEGEGAGIKSCTLLIEGPYAYGYLKAESGVHRLVRISPFDSNARRHTSFASVFAWAEVDDDINIEIRPEDLKVETFRSSGAGGQHVNKTDSAVRMYHIPSGVVVSCQIERSQIQNREKALKMLKARLYEIEVEKRNAEKDAMNSSKKANEWGSQIRSYVMHPYQMVKDHRTDFETNQVGDVMDGDLDGFIMSYLKSKIDNGGEAKT is encoded by the exons ATGTCGATTGTGACCGAATCATCTGAAGTTAAAAGTCGTATTTCTGAACTCGAAAGTTTCGCAAAGGAACTTCGGGGGTAT TTTGACGTTGATAAGAAAAAGAAACGTCTAGACGAACTCGCCATCCAAGCTGAAAATCCCGCGCTGTGGGAAAAGCCCGCAGAAATGCAAAAACTCAATAAAGAAAAAACTCTGCTAGAACGTTCTGTCAGTGAGTATGACTCTTTTGGCAATCGTCTTAGTGACGCGCAAGTGCTTTTAGAAATGGCCGTGGAGGCTCAAGATGAAAGCAGTTTCACAGAAGTGAAAGCCGAGGTTGTGGCTCTTGAAAAATACGGACAAGAGTTAGAGTTAAAGCGAGTTCTGAATGGCGAACTTGATGGTAACAGTGCTTATCTTTCCATCAACTCAGGCGCCGGTGGGACAGAGTCTTGTGATTGGGCGGAGATGCTTTTGCGCATGTACACGCGTTACGCGGATCAACATGGATACAAAGTTCAAGTCGTTGATATCACCGAGGGCGAAGGAGCGGGGATTAAATCCTGCACTCTTTTGATCGAAGGCCCTTATGCCTATGGTTATTTGAAGGCAGAATCGGGCGTTCATCGCTTGGTGCGTATTTCTCCATTTGATTCTAATGCTCGCAGGCACACTTCGTTTGCGTCGGTCTTTGCGTGGGCGGAAGTGGATGACGACATCAATATTGAAATCCGCCCAGAAGATTTAAAAGTAGAAACTTTTAGATCTAGCGGTGCCGGGGGACAGCACGTTAATAAAACGGACTCTGCCGTGCGCATGTACCACATTCCTTCGGGTGTTGTGGTGTCTTGCCAAATTGAACGCTCACAAATTCAAAACAGAGAAAAAGCTTTAAAGATGTTAAAAGCGCGTCTTTACGAAATTGAAGTTGAAAAACGCAATGCCGAAAAAGATGCGATGAACTCATCTAAAAAAGCCAATGAGTGGGGCTCGCAAATCCGTTCTTACGTCATGCATCCATATCAAATGGTGAAAGATCACCGCACCGACTTTGAAACAAATCAAGTGGGCGATGTTATGGATGGTGATTTGGATGGCTTTATCATGTCTTATCTAAAATCAAAAATTGATAACGGCGGGGAAGCTAAAACGTGA
- a CDS encoding DUF222 domain-containing protein, protein MSLRKYTDDELIQRIEKLVRTERRITHLVLLHINEIEDRKIHLERGYDGIYSYLTKGLGFSDGAAYRRLQSARLLRQVPHVAEKIEAGTLNLSQLAQVQKCLKEASQKGLKVSAAKTAKILEKLELKNGFETTKALATEFDLPIQTHQRTIPQKDNSVRLEITLSAEQFAELQMAKQLLSHVCPEGQWSEVIAILAEKFNKRKFGGRSLKVVC, encoded by the coding sequence ATGTCTTTACGTAAATACACAGATGACGAACTGATTCAAAGAATCGAAAAACTTGTGCGCACCGAAAGAAGGATCACGCATTTGGTTTTACTGCATATCAATGAAATTGAAGATCGCAAAATTCATTTGGAACGCGGTTATGACGGAATCTATTCGTATCTTACCAAAGGTTTAGGATTTTCTGATGGTGCGGCTTACCGCCGTCTGCAATCAGCCAGGCTGTTAAGGCAGGTGCCTCATGTGGCGGAAAAAATCGAGGCGGGGACTTTAAATTTATCCCAGCTGGCTCAAGTACAGAAATGCTTAAAAGAAGCTTCCCAAAAAGGCCTTAAGGTGTCCGCCGCGAAAACAGCCAAGATTTTAGAAAAATTGGAACTTAAAAATGGCTTTGAAACCACGAAGGCTTTAGCGACTGAATTTGATTTGCCAATCCAGACTCATCAAAGAACCATCCCGCAGAAAGATAATTCCGTAAGATTAGAAATCACCCTCTCCGCCGAGCAGTTCGCGGAACTTCAAATGGCTAAGCAACTGCTTTCGCATGTTTGTCCTGAAGGTCAATGGTCCGAAGTCATCGCGATATTGGCGGAAAAATTTAATAAAAGAAAGTTCGGCGGAAGAAGTCTTAAAGTAGTTTGCTGA
- the mazG gene encoding nucleoside triphosphate pyrophosphohydrolase: protein MSQDSAQTPTNLRQIESLVEIVARLRGPDGCPWDKEQTHESLTQYAIEETHELVEALEAPPHPKKDHKIKDELGDVLFQVILHAQLASERGAFDINDVIANVSEKLIRRHPHVFGDAKVADSAEVISKWDEIKKKEKELAKEDGISPYALNVPPLPALQRAYKIGKRTEKLKFDWDSAADAMVKVEEELDELREALDNDVMSEIEYELGDVFFSLSQLARHLKLDPEQVLRKGNRRFETRFNKMIEMAHAEGVDWSALDLEGKDVYWRQAKEYFKANPIKF, encoded by the coding sequence ATGTCACAAGATTCAGCTCAAACTCCCACCAACTTACGACAGATTGAGTCCTTAGTCGAGATTGTTGCTCGACTGCGTGGGCCGGACGGCTGTCCTTGGGATAAAGAGCAAACACATGAGTCATTGACTCAATACGCAATCGAGGAAACTCATGAGCTGGTGGAAGCCTTGGAAGCCCCCCCACATCCGAAAAAAGATCACAAAATCAAAGATGAACTGGGCGATGTGCTCTTCCAAGTGATTTTACATGCGCAATTAGCCTCAGAACGAGGTGCGTTTGATATCAATGACGTGATCGCGAACGTATCAGAAAAATTGATTCGTCGTCATCCTCATGTGTTTGGCGATGCAAAAGTCGCCGATTCTGCCGAAGTCATTAGCAAATGGGATGAGATCAAGAAAAAGGAAAAGGAACTTGCCAAAGAGGACGGCATTTCTCCGTATGCTTTAAATGTTCCCCCACTTCCCGCCTTGCAACGCGCTTATAAAATTGGCAAACGCACGGAAAAGTTAAAGTTCGATTGGGACAGTGCTGCGGATGCGATGGTCAAAGTCGAAGAAGAATTGGATGAATTGCGTGAGGCTTTGGATAACGATGTCATGAGTGAGATCGAGTATGAGCTGGGCGATGTGTTCTTTTCTTTATCGCAGCTAGCTCGTCATTTGAAATTGGATCCAGAACAAGTTTTACGCAAAGGCAATCGCCGCTTTGAAACCCGTTTTAACAAAATGATCGAGATGGCTCACGCTGAAGGTGTTGACTGGAGCGCTTTAGATCTTGAGGGCAAGGATGTGTATTGGCGCCAGGCCAAGGAATACTTTAAAGCGAATCCGATTAAATTTTAA
- a CDS encoding ExbD/TolR family protein — MRRAKKLHIDHNSEFELDLAPLLAVMVKLVPVLLVSSAFVQMMVIESQLPQVVNEAIQKQDQQPNPTLVALEVDAKDGIRVVVTTKGQEKVETIPMKDGSFDFKGLHAKLVEVKKANPEVFKLELSPDGQVPYEQIVKIMDEARQAHDNTIKFPVFDTKQGKNVETNYMFPEIIFANMMEG; from the coding sequence ATGAGACGCGCTAAGAAATTACATATTGATCACAACAGTGAGTTCGAGTTGGACTTGGCACCTTTGCTTGCCGTGATGGTAAAGCTTGTACCGGTACTTCTTGTATCTTCAGCTTTCGTACAAATGATGGTTATCGAATCTCAATTACCGCAAGTGGTGAATGAGGCGATTCAAAAGCAAGATCAACAACCCAATCCGACCCTGGTCGCCTTGGAAGTGGACGCTAAAGATGGCATCCGCGTCGTGGTGACCACGAAAGGCCAAGAAAAGGTCGAAACCATTCCGATGAAAGATGGGTCTTTCGATTTCAAAGGTTTGCATGCCAAGCTGGTCGAAGTCAAAAAAGCCAATCCTGAAGTTTTTAAATTAGAACTCAGCCCTGATGGCCAAGTACCGTATGAACAGATCGTCAAAATTATGGATGAAGCTCGTCAAGCCCATGACAACACGATCAAGTTCCCTGTTTTTGACACTAAACAAGGTAAAAATGTTGAGACGAACTATATGTTCCCTGAAATTATTTTTGCCAATATGATGGAGGGCTAG
- a CDS encoding PilZ domain-containing protein: protein MGGVQATTNIQWYILRGEMKYGPYEYRSLITMIQTGELQDYNYVWASHLDNWTLVGELQDFSKDRLARLIQTKDHLAGSFKDRQATRVDVISPVYAHNDHNFFDGHTLSVSENGALVLLNDPLLLPGQKIMLHFRESEVNPQGFNVLCEIVRKNYSKQRLNVKSGLHYAVRFLQVQDQGKIQLTKWTSADASKGETQNGIFKVHE, encoded by the coding sequence ATGGGTGGGGTACAAGCGACAACGAACATACAGTGGTACATTCTTCGTGGGGAAATGAAATATGGTCCCTACGAATATAGATCCCTGATTACCATGATCCAAACGGGCGAGCTGCAAGATTACAACTATGTATGGGCATCGCACTTAGACAACTGGACGCTCGTGGGAGAATTGCAAGATTTTTCCAAAGACCGTTTGGCTCGATTAATCCAAACTAAGGACCACTTAGCTGGATCTTTCAAAGATCGTCAGGCAACGCGTGTTGATGTTATCAGCCCCGTGTATGCCCACAACGATCACAACTTTTTTGACGGACACACTTTAAGTGTGAGCGAAAACGGAGCTTTGGTTCTTTTAAATGATCCATTATTGCTTCCGGGTCAAAAAATCATGCTTCATTTTAGAGAGTCTGAGGTGAACCCTCAGGGTTTCAACGTGCTTTGTGAAATCGTTCGCAAGAACTACTCAAAGCAAAGACTTAACGTAAAATCTGGTTTGCATTACGCAGTTCGTTTCCTCCAAGTGCAAGATCAGGGCAAAATTCAATTAACAAAATGGACGTCCGCTGACGCATCCAAGGGGGAAACACAAAATGGCATTTTTAAAGTTCATGAATGA
- a CDS encoding ExbD/TolR family protein, which produces MSRRRRYEPPVKKNSTFTLNITSMTDMFTIMLVFLLQTYSTSDVQIIPENNLRLPTSASMVNPTEAIKISLSKDALKIDQTKLADVKNNDFMAQDLEDKDTNFIKPLFQELDRIAKSETEKDKDFVKDGKILLQADKELPYSTLRKVMYTASMAGFPQLKLITMVGE; this is translated from the coding sequence ATGTCACGCCGACGTAGATACGAACCGCCTGTAAAAAAGAATTCAACGTTCACTCTGAACATCACTTCCATGACGGACATGTTTACCATCATGCTGGTGTTCTTGTTACAAACTTATTCAACTTCAGATGTGCAAATCATCCCTGAAAACAATTTGCGCTTGCCCACATCGGCTTCCATGGTGAATCCGACAGAGGCAATTAAAATTTCGCTTTCAAAAGATGCGCTGAAGATTGATCAAACTAAACTTGCGGACGTGAAAAATAATGATTTCATGGCGCAAGATTTAGAGGACAAAGACACGAATTTTATCAAACCTCTTTTCCAAGAGCTAGATAGAATCGCTAAGTCCGAAACAGAAAAAGACAAAGATTTCGTGAAAGACGGAAAAATCTTGCTTCAGGCCGATAAAGAGCTTCCTTACTCTACTTTGAGAAAGGTCATGTATACAGCTTCAATGGCGGGCTTCCCGCAGTTAAAGCTGATCACCATGGTTGGAGAATAA
- a CDS encoding FtsX-like permease family protein has protein sequence MNKSLAWLSWRLLLSRSTLFGGSAPLSLLGLVLGVAALVASMAVMSGFETTLKNAMADVSGHAQVVKRSRFPDDWQKLEERIKKAEPTLESSSRFVFIEAVLAHHGHISGVLLQGVDPDRVNKVLNFRSRTMAGSTDLTGESEVPLALIGKGLAAKMSLQPGDRFRVVVPVADAVDPSKFQRRVGEFQVQGILDLGKYEWNERFIVTDLKAAQKVADIGDRYSGLLLKFQDVDYARKAALNLSGVLGTPYWVRDWHDSNENLFEAVRVERPGIFMVVLIITFVAAFNISATLFVSVVRRYKDIAILKTVGLSRKDIIRIFAFQGVFMGAIGLFFGFILGFILCLMFSFFQSRLGLISGEVYRIDGITVNIRFIDCIAIVIATLLICFIATLAPARRGGNLSPMEGLRNE, from the coding sequence GTGAACAAAAGTTTAGCCTGGCTTTCATGGCGTCTGCTTTTATCTCGCAGCACCTTGTTTGGGGGCTCAGCTCCTTTGTCATTGCTAGGACTTGTTTTGGGTGTCGCCGCCCTGGTCGCCTCAATGGCGGTGATGAGTGGTTTTGAGACGACTTTAAAAAATGCCATGGCCGATGTTTCGGGCCATGCCCAAGTGGTGAAGCGCTCCCGTTTCCCGGATGATTGGCAAAAATTAGAAGAAAGAATTAAAAAAGCCGAACCGACTTTAGAGTCAAGCTCGCGCTTTGTTTTTATTGAAGCGGTGCTCGCACATCATGGACATATTTCGGGAGTGTTGCTGCAAGGGGTGGACCCGGATCGTGTTAATAAAGTTCTTAACTTTAGAAGCCGCACGATGGCGGGTTCGACTGATTTGACCGGTGAAAGTGAAGTGCCCTTAGCCCTTATCGGAAAAGGCTTAGCCGCAAAAATGTCATTGCAGCCGGGCGATCGTTTTCGAGTCGTTGTTCCTGTTGCCGATGCGGTGGATCCGTCAAAATTTCAACGCCGTGTGGGCGAATTTCAGGTTCAAGGTATTTTGGATTTAGGCAAATACGAATGGAATGAGCGCTTTATTGTGACGGATTTAAAAGCCGCACAAAAAGTGGCCGACATCGGCGATCGTTACTCCGGTTTGCTCTTAAAGTTCCAAGATGTGGATTATGCGCGTAAAGCGGCCTTGAACTTAAGCGGAGTTTTGGGAACCCCTTACTGGGTGCGCGATTGGCATGACTCTAACGAAAATCTTTTTGAGGCGGTCAGGGTCGAACGTCCGGGGATTTTCATGGTCGTTTTGATTATCACTTTTGTGGCGGCCTTTAATATTTCTGCCACCTTGTTTGTCAGTGTGGTTCGTCGTTATAAAGACATCGCGATTTTAAAAACCGTGGGACTTTCGCGCAAAGACATCATTAGGATCTTTGCCTTTCAGGGTGTCTTTATGGGCGCCATTGGATTGTTCTTTGGTTTTATCTTAGGCTTTATTTTGTGCCTGATGTTTAGTTTTTTCCAAAGTCGTTTGGGGCTTATTTCAGGCGAGGTGTATCGCATTGACGGAATCACCGTGAACATTCGTTTTATTGATTGCATCGCCATTGTGATTGCGACGTTATTGATCTGTTTTATTGCGACCCTAGCACCCGCACGCCGTGGTGGAAACTTAAGCCCGATGGAAGGATTGCGTAATGAATAA
- the ybeY gene encoding rRNA maturation RNase YbeY, producing MRVLIVNEAKSAVPRKFVQQWVSDVAIELRKKKIISAKQIAQELTLVFLDKKPAQKINFEFRGKDYATDVLSFDSMDPSSFGELVLCPEVLKRQSKEHGLTYQQELGYMLLHGILHLLGYDHELGEKEATEMFGLQDDIFEKLLKKIAAKKSVKSK from the coding sequence ATGCGCGTTTTGATCGTCAACGAAGCTAAGTCCGCGGTGCCACGCAAGTTCGTACAGCAGTGGGTGAGTGATGTGGCGATAGAGTTGCGCAAAAAAAAGATCATTTCAGCAAAACAAATAGCTCAAGAATTAACCTTGGTTTTCTTAGATAAAAAGCCCGCGCAAAAAATTAATTTTGAATTTCGCGGAAAGGATTACGCCACCGATGTCTTAAGTTTTGACTCGATGGATCCCTCCTCTTTTGGGGAGCTTGTCTTGTGTCCGGAAGTTTTAAAGCGTCAGTCTAAAGAACACGGGCTGACTTACCAGCAAGAACTTGGCTATATGCTACTGCATGGGATCTTACATCTTTTGGGTTATGATCATGAGCTCGGAGAAAAAGAAGCCACCGAAATGTTCGGACTCCAAGATGATATCTTCGAGAAGCTTTTGAAAAAAATAGCGGCCAAAAAATCCGTCAAATCAAAATAA